GCAGCCCGTATGCGCCCTCGCTCTCTAGAAGAATTCGTCGGCCAGGAAGATATCCTCGGCCCCGGTAAGCTCTTTCGCCGGGCCATCGAAGCCGATCGACTGTTCTCTTCCATCATCCTGTGGGGACC
This sequence is a window from Anaerolineales bacterium. Protein-coding genes within it:
- a CDS encoding AAA family ATPase; amino-acid sequence: MDLFTHAHEQRMQTEAPLAARMRPRSLEEFVGQEDILGPGKLFRRAIEADRLFSSIILWGP